The nucleotide sequence ACAACAACAGAATAAAGAGTAATATCAGAAATGTGAAAATGATGCCAAGCTAGCCCCCCAGCAATTACTGCAGTAAGAGGACAAGAAATAAATAGCTAATGCATTAATTCAATGCATTTTCTCAGGCTAATTTCTCAGGCTTAGAAATAGTTTCTTCAACATAGGAAGAAAGCATTTTGGCACTCAGTGTTGGGTTTGATCTGTGAATAAAAGGGCTTACATCAAGGGTGTCAAATGTCACTTAAGGTCTGTATTCAGTAGACTAAAGCAACTAAAGTGCTTATCGTGCTAAGTATATGCTTAATATATATTAAGAAAGCTAGCATAGAATTTGGTCACATTATCAAGTGTTTATCACATTATCAAGAGTGGTTAACTCCTGGTAAAACACTGTACTCAGTCTAAAGTAGTGTATTTGTATCAGAGGAAATAATCTAGCACAGTTATAGATTTCAGTCTGTTTTGGTCTGGTGGTGTTTTCCTGAACCACCCAGGACACACTCACTATGCCAACACACACTAGGTACCATGCCAACAGTAATACATTATTTACAGTGGTTGAGGCTATTCTCCAGAAAGATTCCACTGGGTTGTTTTCACATTCCTCTGTAGTAGGGCAGGATTCATAGTCCAGTCCTGTAGGAAGGCATGGGATGTGGGTTATTAGAGATGGGAATGACCGTAAAACATGACATTAGAAagcaaatatatatatttgtacattACTTACTGAACACACATGATGGtgtgacaaaacactgaaagCTGACATCATTTTTCTATCTTTTTCCATCCTTTGCTGCCTACACAAACagtgatggtcccttccaacccctaacattctgtgatcctgtgaattcAATAACTGGGCTGAAATGGCTCTCTGGGATGCAGGGAGCTCCATGTTCAACGGACTTAAAGgttcttaaaagtcttttccagcctaaatgattctatgactgagaAGAAGGCTTATCTCCTGTGCAGCACTGTCTAGATTTCACTGTGTGCTCCCCCGACTGCAGTGCTAACATTCACACAAAACAGGAAAGTGAATGAGACAGGGAAGCTATTGCTGATTTTTTGTGGGGTGTGGGGTATGTGGAACATCAGCTCCTCCAGAACACAACAGTTGGTCTCCATTATGGCTTTACATACAGATGTTTAATCTAGCACTCATCATCTTACCAGTGCTGTTTGCCTGCCCACACCAGTTCAGAAAATCTGCCAAGTAGCCAAAGAGAGTATTGGCCAGAGACATGTAGCGACGGCCTCTGTCAGCAAAGCTATTGACCAGCAGGTGATTATTTTCCCAGAAGAGAGACTATAtaaaaaagcaaagggagaaGAAGTGAACCATCACTTGGGTGTGGACACAAGAGATTATGCAGTGTTGAAAACAGTTTAAAACATATCTTGGTATTTCTTTCAAAATCAAGGTAATCAGAAATATCAGCTATCTCTGGAGGGACAAAGTTGTTTTCTTTAACAGTGGTGTAAATTCTGATTGGTAGAGGCTTGAAGGGCATCCATACCATGATGGGACATAGTCCTGTATTAAATACAGTTGGGGCTAGCAGATATTTATAAGCCACATGATTCTTACCAGAATTCTCTCATGCTGCTGTGTTAACTGATGGTGTGAAAAAGTGATATGCCTAGTTATTATTTCCCTGTTTGCAAAACTCTTTAATGTATTAAGCCAGGTTGACAGGAGTATTTGTTTAGCTTGTGTCATTTAGAGCCAAGGAATAACTGTGCCAGAGGAATAACTGCTTTAAAGCTCAGCCTTTCATGTGAGGCTCAAGCACACATTCTGATGGGATATGAAGACACAAAGAGCTGTGTTTCTTGCACATTCACAGCGCTCTGCAATTGCCAGCACATCGAATCTTTACTGTTTTCCAGCACGTAGCAGCATCCTATCTCATTTCTGGTTATGTTTGTTCAACATGTCAATGTTTAACATCATTTTCCTGAGACTTGGCTGTGAGGAGTGGAATCAAAAGACAATAGCAGGCACACTCCTTGCCAGCAACTTGAGGGAAAGTAGAAGTGTAAAGTTCAAGGGCTATGACAGAgatcccagcacagcagaaaaaacaaCGGATTTCTGTAGATGAAAATAGAGAAGTTGCTGAGAAGTTCCTGCATAAAATAAATTGGGCCAAACAGTTAAAAATGCCATCAACCCTGAGCCTAGTTTGTTAACTACAGACAAGTCAAACACAATGAATCACGAGTCAGCCACTGAATGACTCTTGGTCAATTTTGCACTGGTTCATGGAAAATCTGCTGGATGTCACAGGACTGTTAACATAACATTAATAATCATTAATTACCTTGTTAGGTGGAATTGCGTGGAATGACAGATTGATAAATAATTCATAGTCCTTAGGTAGAATACTGCAAGGATCCTTGTcaataaatgcatttttaaatgcttcccATATCTTTGAACAATTCTTCTCACTGTAATCATCAAAACAAATAGCAGAATTGTTTTTATCAAAGCAGAGCAAGAAAGTCATCTGTTCCAAACTTCTTCAAATTCCCAAATGACAACCACTAAAAGGGTAAGATAGAAAACTGAAGTCAGGGTGGTAGAAAACTTGCTACTCAGGAAGAACATATACATCTTGGCTTTTCCTGGCTCCTCACAGCAATAGATCAGGGAAGAAGCAGCAATGAAAATATTAAGATTTACAGTGTGGAATTAGAAGTATATAGCAAGCCATCACAAATCTTATAAGTACAGTATACACAGAAAGCCTGCTATCCAGCATTGTAGAAATACTAAAGAAAACTTCCTTTGACATTTTCCAGATACAAAAAGCTATTGCAATTAAAGTGTAGCTAAATATCTAAAGCTCCTGGAATGTAAAATTACTCTTAAAATGTCAGATTCAAGTTCAGGAGGAGTTACCTAAAAGTTTTTCTGGTAGAATAATGGTTTTGACAAAGAGATGCCTTCTGTGTATATAGACCCTAGGAATTACACAGGTTTACCTTGCTGGAGTGAGTACAGCAACTATGTGGGACATGTACTGTCACTGTGCAGTAGCTACAAGAATAATGTTAGGATTCAACATCTAAACTGATTGTGAAGGGAGGCCTGAAATAGGAGCCTAAGATGTGTGCTTCGACAGTTCCtttctgccacctctgccttgggGACCATAAGCTCCTGTGgaaggccaggccaggccatcTAGGGACTGAAGTGTCTTATCTGCTCAGGATTTGCAGGATTTCATCTGTCACATCTCTGAGCCTGCATGGAGTAATTAAAAAGAGAATTGCTACTTTCACCACTTTGCCACAGTACCTTCTGTGGTGTGACTGTAATGCTGTGACAGTTACAGAACAATGTATTTTATATGCCTACAGCATTCCTAACCTCAACAGCAGCAATTGCAAAGCCATAGCTTGAGCAACAGTAGTCCTGATAACTAAACCAAGTTTTGCTGTTAAGagtgttttgctcttttccatttaattCCATCCATAGACAGGGGGTTCCTTCTCCTGTGACATCCTTGAAAGAGCTGCTTTATGCTAAATGTTGCAGGTATTTGAAAGGATGTCTTGTGACACGCTATGCAGTTCCCATGCAGGAAACAGACCACAAATGCTCTTACGGTAAGCTCTGGTCATGCTTCTAGAAACTACATAAAAATCCTTAGTACATCGTATGCAAACACAGGATCTTGACCTGAAAATCTTCAGTGATGCAATACAACCCTTGATCAGTAGCTCCAGTGTTTACACAGCCTTACTTGATAAAAAGGATTTCCACCTGATTTCTGATTTCAAGCTGTTCAGTTTTAGCTTCTTCCAACTTTTTAGTCTTATGTCTCATTCAGCTAAAGAGCTCTCTGCTGTAAACACTCACTTATTCATGCTAGTACTTGTAAATTACGATCAGCTGAACTCTTATCTTTCTTGACAGTTGAATCCAGCAGTAATTTTCTGGTTAACTCAcataatgcattttttttcttcatgtcttCTCATCCAGGTTTGGACAGCTTGTAAATCAAAAGGATTATTCTGCTCTGGCAAAAATACTTTTTGAAGCTACAGGGTGGGGAAGGACTGTAGTTCAGGACAAGTCCTTCCAATCTTAGTAGACACTAATAAGTCATAATAGATTTatttcagtaattaaaaaaaatatttttaaaacttccATTATATATGACAAATAAAGAAAGATAGAGAAAATGCATTACAGGAACATTTGTGTTATACAGCATACTCCTATTAGAAAATCTTAAGTATTATTTGCATTCATTCTCACTTCTACATTTTGTAAAATGCCTCTTTTAACTGACATTTTGCATGTTCTGTCTTAATGTAAGGGAAAGGTTTTCCTTGTTTCTATAAACATCTTTCTGTTTTAATTATGTTGTAGTGTAAAGACATGCTTTGCAAGCTTCTTTTCTCTAagcaaagtaattttaaaatttattctaTTTGCACATAAATTCAGGAGCAAAATCAATCCAGGTGGCTATGCTAGCCTGTGAGCAATTAAGAAACAGATAGTGAACATAAAGGGTTATAAACAATTAGAATATCTGGTTTGCACCTGAGCAATATGAAACTTCCATTTTGTTTAGATTACATGATTTGCTTATAGACctaagggaaagagaaaaaaaaacgcACATAGTATTAAATTAATTGTGCAGCTTTTATGCTTACAATGCCATTTTGGGCCTTAATTCAGGCAAGCAGTCCCAATGCCCAGCCTGGTGCCATGCTGTTCTGAGCAAGAATACTTTGATAAATATGTTCAGACTTCTCAAGTTTAAAATTATATTGTGAAAATGCCACAGGAAGTAATTAGACCtcaaaaaaaatatgtttaaggatgttgctagatcatgtagaagaaaaattagagaggcaaaagcacagttagaaattaaactggccgcttccgtgaaggacaacaaaaagcatttttataaatatattaatgctaaaaagaggggcaagaggagcctccactctttattggatgtggagggtaacattgtaactaaggatgaggagaaggctgagattctaaataccttctttgcctccattttcaacagtaaggcaggaggacttcaggataactggcctcctgaactggttgatggggtcaaggagcagtgttgtactcctgaaatccatgtggaattagttcgagacttgttgagtcacttggatattcacaagtccatgggacctgatgggattcatcctagggtgctgaaagagctggcagatgagctgtccaagcctctctccatcattttccaccagtcgtggctcactggagaggtcccagaagactggaaactggccagtgtgactcccatccacaagaagggacgcacagaagaacctgggaactacaggcctgtcagcctgacctcagtgccagggaaaatcatggagcagattgtcttgggggcaatcactgcgcacctgaaggatggccaaggaatcaggcccagccaacatggatttaggaagggcaggtcctgcctcaccaacctgatcttcttctatgatcaggtgaccagcctggtggacgtaggaaaggctgtggatgtagtctacctggacttcagcaaggcctttgacaccgtcccccacagtaaactcctggccaagctgtcagcccacggcttggacagcagcactctgcactgggttaggaactggctggagggccgagcccagagagtggtggtgaatgatgccacatccagctggcagcctgtcactagtggtgtcccccagggatcagtgctgggccccatcctgttcaatatctttattgatgatctggatgaggggattgagtccatcatcagtaaatttgcagatgacaccaagctgggagcaggtgttgatctgttagaaggtagaagggctctgcagagggaccttgacaggctggacagatgggcagagtccaacatgatggcattcaacaaatccaagtgccgggtgctccactttggccacaacaaccccatgcagagctacaggctggggtcagagtggctgaagagcagccaggcagaaagggatctgggggtactggttgacaggtgcctgaacatgagccagcagtgtgcccaggtggccaagagagccaatggcatcctggcctgcatcaggcatagtgtggccagcaggagcagggaggtcattgtacccctgtacacagcactggttaggccacaccttaagtactgtgtccagttctgggcccctcagtttaggaaagatgttgaattgctggagcatgtgcagagaagggcaacgaggctggtgagaggccttgagcacaagccctatgaggagaggctgagggagctgggactgtttagcctggagaagaggaggctcaggggtgaccttattgctctctacaactacctgaagggaggttgtagccaggaggggtttggtctcttctcccacgcaaccagcaccagaacaagaggacacagtctcaagctgtgccaggggaggtttaggctggaggtgaggagcaagttcttcacagagagagtggttggccattggaatgtgctgcccagggaggtggtggaatcaccatccctggaggtgttcaagaggggattggacgtggcacttggtgccatggtttagatagtcatgaggtttagggtgacaggttggactcgatgaggtctcttccagccttcttgattctatgattctatgattctatgattctatgaaaactgtCACAAACATGAGACATCTAGAAACACTTTCTAGAATATTGTAGTTACATTTCTAAAAGCTCAGTTCAATTATCGATAGCTATAAAGTTAACATTTCCACAGTAACAATCCTTCATGTTGCGCATTTCAGTGTTCTGCATTATTAGTCATGCCCTGCTGCAGATATAAATTAAGTGACATCTGTTAACTCCAACAGGAACTCTACATTTCTAAAGCCTACTACAAGACCAGAATCTTTATACCTACACAATTGTTAACTGACTTAAGCTTCTGTAGTTTAAATCATATATTATATTGTAGGTGTGTAGAAATCTGTAGTTATAGTTTACCAACGCTTTCCACTGTGATGTATTTATAAATTTGCCAAACTTCAATTGTTTAGCTGAAATTTTAGTACCATGGTGCTGGCATtaggatgatttttttcttttgtggggAACCTTGAATCAAAACACTTAAGAATGTTGTTAGGAAGAAATACATTGTTTTGcctttggagcacctctcctatggagacaggctgtgagagagttgaggttgttcaatctggagaagagaaggctccgaggagacttTACTGTGGCtttccagaatctgaagggagctacaagaaagctggggagggactttttagggtgttgggtagtgataggactggggggaatggagcaaaactagaagtggggagattcagattggatgttatgaaaaggttcctcaccatgagagtggtgagacaccagaacaggttgctcagggaggtggtggaagcctcatccctggaggttttttgcagccaggctggatgtggctctgagcaatctgagctagtgcgaggtgtccctgcccatggcagggagggttagaactggctgatctttgaggtcccttccagccctgacaattttgtgattctgttaaaAGCTATGAACCTGTTTTCAGTGCCGTATCTTCCTCGTTTCCAGCAGGAACTGAAAACGGAaggtgggggggaggtggtGATATTTGCTGATATTATGGAACATAATCTAACTTTGTTTAAGATCACGATTCAGTGCTGCAGGAACCCAGCCAGGCCCTCTCTGCAAATACCTCTTCAAgctatcaggaaaaaattcagTGGCACAATAAAGGAGTGAGCTCCAGGAAACTGCCcttttcagttctgtttcttttttttttcctttttactaaAGCCTAAACAACGTAAGCAAGACAGAAAATGTGGTCATTATAGCAAAGTGTATGACTTGTCTCCACTTCTATGTAATTAACACAGACAATAAAAGCTCATAGATAATATTTCAGCAGTTGATTACTACTTGATTTTTCAGGTGGATGAGCTAAGCAGTCTATTTCAGTAGCACAGGATAGCTCTAAGTGTAGTGTTCTCCTTCTTACATGACATACAAAGCATGCAAAAGTAAAGCTGGTCTTCCCAGGAGCACATTCAGATTGGGTACTTCACAAATGCCATCCCCACCATTTCTCTCTGGTGTTCTCCCCACAGAACAAATCCAGAAACAAGCAAAACTTACCCAACAGCAGGATTCACAATTCTGATGTAGTCATAGCATCTTCCAATGACAATGCTTTCCAAATTTAGTGTTGTACCTTCACCTTGCCATTTCTTTCCCTGCACTTCTGAGAAGCTGTTCATAAACAGAACAGAGACAAGTAAGAGAGACGAAAAAAGGCTCTTCATCATGAATTCTTGACAATCCACGTTCTTAAAAAACATAGCCAAAAAAGGAGAGTGAAGGGATACAACTGAAATGGAAATGTGGAGGCTGAACGTTTAATATTTTCACCACTGGCTAGAGCTCTGTACACAAAAGACGAAGTTAAACGGAAATCTTAACTTTGCTGGGCAGTGCAAGCTGAGGGTTTCCTGGATCGGTTGCAGCACAAAGATACATCACTTCCTCGAGGCTCACTCTTCTCCACTTCTGAAAAACGAGACTTTTAGGGTCACTGTATTGCCACCTTGTGAAAACTGGGAAGAATTACAATATATTGTactaaaaggagaaaaaccctTACCACTTCAGGATTTACAGGGCCTTAGGTCTGCTTAGTATTCATTGCTATGCTACACCTGCCTAAAACATCTCAAGTGCTTGCAAGCAACATTTTAAACATTGGGTACTTCTTttagttttaaaacaaaacaaaccaaaaccaaaaccgacaaacaaaccaaaccaaaccaacaaaaaacccaaaataaaacaccaccaccaaaaaaaaaaaaaaaaaaccacaaacccgaaacaaaacaaaatcaatcaaacaaacaaacaagccaaaccTACAATTCCATaccaaaaccagaaatattCAGGCAAAGAAATGATTGCATAACTACCCAGGGTCTCAGGTGATCTTGCGTCACACAGAGGGGTAATATTAGTCAGTTCTTTTACCACCTCTCCCCTGGATGCTGACAGCAACATTTTGGTGCAATGATGTGTTTTAAGTCTCTTTTGTGAACAAAACTGCCTTGCAGGCAGGAATCAATCATAACAAGAACCAAAAGGATTAAGACATACTTCCTGTACACTGAAGAAATCTCTTCAACTTCTGTTTATTCTCCCTGCAGCTTCTTTTCTCTAAGTACTATGCTAGATCATCAAATGGCATTAATTAATCCAGCCTTCAGTGGAAATGTTCTGTGGTATATGCTGCTGCAAGTACAACCACActacttttttccctttaaaaaaattaccttttcaACCTTAGAGTAATTTGTATATGGACTCACATTTCTGAGGTACATGATggttcttttctttctattaaACAGTCTCCATGCCTCAATGAATATAAACATCTTTATTATTTATGTACTTAGAGTGTCATGAGTACTCAGCTGatggattttattttgctgAAGGCAAATCACTGAGTGAATTGCTGATGATGGATTTCTCCTGTAAATGTGATAGAAAGGCAACCAGTTGGTTTGTTACCTCCAGCAGGGCCTTTGGGAAAGCCAGATTTACACAGAAGTGGATGTGCAATGTTGCGCTTGATATGGTAAAGGCACAAAAAATGCTGTACTTTGGTTCTTTCTCTGATGCTTTTTTACCCTATTCCTCTTCCGAATATCTCTGAAGCATGGCAATGCTGTTAGGGTACCAGTATGTTAATCAGATGGTTTCAAGTCACTCCTCTGGGTTCAGGATTAAAGAGTGCAATAATCCATAGAAGTcaatgaattttatttttattatcaaAGTTTGCTCTGTAATTTCAGGACTAACAGAAACCTGAGGCATCAGTGACACAATCTTCTGTATGGAATGGGGCAGAAATTGTCACCAATTTTTGCATCGAGACTAAAACTTCTGCTTAAGATAAAAAGACATAAAGATAAAAAGGCATAAAGATGGGTACTGAGTTTTGGAATGGCTTTTCTCCAAGGACTTATTAGCTTTGGGAAAAAGC is from Indicator indicator isolate 239-I01 chromosome 23, UM_Iind_1.1, whole genome shotgun sequence and encodes:
- the BST1 gene encoding ADP-ribosyl cyclase/cyclic ADP-ribose hydrolase 2 codes for the protein MMKSLFSSLLLVSVLFMNSFSEVQGKKWQGEGTTLNLESIVIGRCYDYIRIVNPAVGEKNCSKIWEAFKNAFIDKDPCSILPKDYELFINLSFHAIPPNKSLFWENNHLLVNSFADRGRRYMSLANTLFGYLADFLNWCGQANSTGLDYESCPTTEECENNPVESFWRIASTTYAQHSSGVIHVLLNGSAAGGAYPEPGFFADYEIPNLQKDKISEIVIWVVDDIEGPDRESCGTFTVEILENRLKKLGYDVTCTDNYKSVMFLLCPDHPDDSKCALSSSAPAAQRGPISSDRGGSWDGLMFVSFAGFLFRLDLVY